GTCTATGCCCTGAACGACCTGCTTGACCTGAAGGCCGACCGCGAACATCCGAAGAAGAAGTCGCGGCCGCTGCCGTCAGGCAGAGTCTCAGCGGGGACTGCTGCTCTGCTTGCGGTTCTGCTCGGCGGCATTGGCATTGGCTGGGCGTTTCTGCTTGATGTCTATTTCGGCGCTGTGGCCGCTGCCTACCTGACCGTCAACCTTGCCTACTCCCTCGGCATGAAGCGCGCCGTTATTCTGGATGTGCTTCTGCTGTCAATGGGCTTTGTCCTGCGTGCAGTCGGTGGAGTCGCCGTGATTCGCTCCATGCTCCCGGATGTCTATCTCTCGTACTGGCTAATCCTGTGCGCATTCCTGCTGTCATTGTTTCTTGCGCTGGCGAAACGCAGACACGAGATTGCCTTGCTGGGTGAAGCCGCTGCCTCTCACCGGGCAAGCCTCGCAGCTTACAGTCTCACGTTTATAGACCAAATGCTTGCGGCATTATGTGCGGCAACGATGGTCGCATATAGTCTGTATACAATTTCGGACGACACTTTCAGACACTATGGAACACGGGCGCTCTTCTGGACGCTGCCTTTCGTCGTCTACGGACTGTTCCGGTATCTGTACCTGATCTACAACAGGGGAGAGGGCGGTGACCCGACAAAACTCCTTGTTAAGGATCGCGCCACCTTGGTCAATGTTGCTCTATGGGCATGTGTCACTGCGGGAATCGTGTATTTAAGATGATCCGCTTCTTCAAATTTGACTGGCGCGGGCTGTTGCTCGCTGCCCAATTCACCGCCGCGCTCCTTCTTGTGTCATGCAAAAATGAGGAGGGGCAAAACGGTGTGATTGGACGTGTGACCGCTGAAGAAGGAAGCCCGGCCAATGCCATTGTCAAAATCTACAACAGGCCCGTTTCCTTTGATGTCAACGACGATGCCTCGGTTTGGTCGGTTACCGGCGATGAAGATGCCGTCGGATTTCCGCTTGACCTCGCGGCAACCTTCGACCATCGGCTCTTCAATCCGGCCTTCGTCGACACGGCGGACGGCGATGGTAATTTTCAATTCGAAAGCATTGTCGGCGGAAACTACATCATCGTTGCCGAAAAACTTGGACAGGGTTGGTCTGTTCCGCGTGAACTCAATACG
This region of bacterium genomic DNA includes:
- a CDS encoding decaprenyl-phosphate phosphoribosyltransferase: MNSLAAIIELLRPAQWSKNMIIFAAVLFSPARVVLDTPQVIVQALQGFFAFCLLSSAVYALNDLLDLKADREHPKKKSRPLPSGRVSAGTAALLAVLLGGIGIGWAFLLDVYFGAVAAAYLTVNLAYSLGMKRAVILDVLLLSMGFVLRAVGGVAVIRSMLPDVYLSYWLILCAFLLSLFLALAKRRHEIALLGEAAASHRASLAAYSLTFIDQMLAALCAATMVAYSLYTISDDTFRHYGTRALFWTLPFVVYGLFRYLYLIYNRGEGGDPTKLLVKDRATLVNVALWACVTAGIVYLR